In a single window of the Sediminicoccus sp. KRV36 genome:
- a CDS encoding AMP-binding protein: protein MHDLAETLRAARALPGWAAHLGPDATRLQDLPVLRKSDLPAMQRAQPPFAGLAPGPSGFARLFASPGPIFEGMAERPDPWRFAPALEAAGIGRGDILLNCFAYHLTPGGFIFDSAARHLGAAVIPAGPGNTAALLDVIRAYRPGAYAGTPDFLKILLEAADAAGLDAGCITRAVVTGAAFPPSLREWVAARGILAIEAYGTAELGLIAHATADGQPGMAVAPGVILEILRPGTNEALPEGEVGEVAVTIPDPAHPILRFAPGDMSAFLPGSGRIKGWMGRADQTAKVKGMFIRPEQIAEIGRLHPQCARLRLVVTREAEMDSMCLLAEATDAALEAALTATLQAVTKLRGRVELRPRGSLPADGRVIVDERPV, encoded by the coding sequence ATGCATGATCTGGCCGAGACCTTGCGCGCGGCGCGCGCCCTGCCCGGATGGGCCGCGCATCTGGGCCCCGATGCCACGCGCCTGCAGGACCTGCCGGTGCTGCGCAAATCCGACCTGCCGGCCATGCAGCGCGCGCAGCCGCCCTTTGCCGGCCTCGCCCCCGGGCCTTCCGGCTTCGCGCGGCTTTTCGCCTCGCCCGGGCCGATCTTCGAGGGCATGGCCGAGCGGCCCGACCCTTGGCGCTTTGCCCCGGCACTGGAGGCGGCGGGCATCGGGCGTGGCGATATCCTGCTGAACTGCTTTGCCTATCACCTGACGCCCGGCGGCTTCATCTTCGATTCGGCGGCGCGCCATCTGGGGGCCGCGGTGATCCCCGCCGGCCCGGGCAACACCGCGGCATTGCTCGATGTGATCCGCGCCTATCGGCCCGGCGCCTATGCCGGCACGCCGGATTTCCTGAAGATCCTGCTGGAAGCGGCGGATGCGGCGGGGCTGGATGCGGGCTGCATCACCCGCGCGGTGGTGACGGGCGCGGCCTTCCCGCCCTCCCTGCGGGAATGGGTCGCGGCGCGCGGCATCCTGGCTATCGAGGCCTATGGCACGGCGGAGCTGGGCCTGATCGCCCATGCCACGGCCGATGGGCAGCCGGGCATGGCGGTGGCGCCCGGCGTGATCCTGGAAATCCTGCGCCCGGGCACGAACGAGGCTCTGCCGGAGGGCGAGGTGGGGGAGGTGGCGGTCACCATCCCCGACCCCGCTCACCCGATTCTGCGCTTCGCGCCGGGCGACATGTCGGCCTTCCTGCCGGGTTCGGGGCGCATCAAGGGCTGGATGGGCCGCGCCGACCAGACCGCCAAGGTGAAGGGCATGTTCATCCGCCCCGAGCAGATCGCCGAAATCGGCCGGCTGCACCCGCAATGCGCCCGGCTGCGCCTGGTGGTGACGCGCGAGGCGGAGATGGATTCCATGTGCCTCCTGGCGGAGGCCACGGATGCGGCGCTGGAGGCCGCACTCACCGCCACGCTCCAGGCGGTCACCAAGCTGCGCGGGCGGGTGGAGTTGCGCCCGCGCGGCAGCCTGCCGGCCGATGGGCGCGTCATCGTGGATGAGCGGCCGGTCTGA
- the pip gene encoding prolyl aminopeptidase has translation MPRGDLFPDIAPFETGLLPLGEGHVMYWEQVGNPRGQPVLFLHGGPGAGAGAVHRRFFDPAHWRLIVFDQRGAGRSRPLGELRANTTPHLVEDIETLRRFLGIEKWLLFGGSWGSTLALAYAQAHPECVTGCVLRGVFLGRDDEVDWFLYGLRRIFPDAWAAFAEHIPEVERHDLLAAYLKRLTDPEPAVHLLAARAWSHYEGSCSTLLPSPETVASFAQDRTALGLARIEAHYFANKLFLREGGLLAGMNEIAQIPAEIIQGRYDMVCPAETAFELAARWARARLTVVPDAGHSALEPGIRTALVSAVERFRRR, from the coding sequence ATGCCGCGCGGTGACCTGTTCCCCGATATCGCCCCCTTCGAGACGGGCCTTTTGCCGCTCGGCGAGGGCCACGTCATGTATTGGGAGCAGGTGGGCAATCCGCGTGGCCAGCCGGTGCTGTTTCTGCATGGCGGGCCGGGGGCGGGGGCCGGGGCCGTGCATCGCCGCTTCTTCGACCCCGCGCATTGGCGCCTGATCGTCTTCGACCAGCGCGGCGCCGGCCGCTCCCGCCCCTTGGGTGAATTGCGCGCCAACACCACGCCGCACCTGGTTGAGGATATCGAGACGCTGCGCCGCTTCCTCGGCATCGAGAAATGGCTGCTCTTTGGCGGTTCCTGGGGCTCCACGCTCGCTTTGGCCTATGCCCAGGCGCATCCGGAATGCGTGACGGGCTGCGTGCTGCGCGGCGTCTTCCTCGGCCGGGATGACGAGGTGGACTGGTTCCTCTACGGCCTGCGCCGCATCTTCCCCGATGCCTGGGCGGCTTTCGCCGAACACATCCCCGAGGTGGAGCGGCATGACCTGCTGGCCGCCTATCTGAAGCGCCTGACCGACCCCGAGCCGGCGGTGCATCTCCTCGCCGCCCGCGCCTGGAGCCATTACGAGGGCAGCTGCTCCACCCTGCTGCCCAGCCCCGAGACGGTGGCGAGCTTCGCGCAGGACCGCACGGCCCTCGGCCTCGCGCGGATCGAGGCGCATTATTTCGCGAATAAGCTGTTCCTGCGTGAGGGCGGGCTGCTGGCCGGGATGAACGAGATCGCGCAGATTCCGGCCGAGATCATCCAGGGCCGCTACGACATGGTCTGCCCGGCCGAAACCGCCTTCGAACTCGCCGCCCGCTGGGCGCGCGCGCGCCTGACCGTGGTGCCCGATGCCGGGCATTCGGCGCTGGAGCCCGGCATCCGCACGGCGCTGGTGAGCGCGGTGGAGCGCTTCCGGCGGCGTTGA
- a CDS encoding methyltransferase domain-containing protein produces MVDAASAPRDLPSDLSERFELWAAGIPHELSFWTHWAKTRGGGWPAEFAERMNPETPLVPWLADWASKAELTHLRVLDVGAGPVTSVGYVPPAGMTMELVATDPLADAYARIFDALGLVRPVPTSFAPAEELSAFLPAESFDIVHCRNALDHSFDPIRGLTEMLRVVKLGGLVMLYHNPNEAEAEGYTGFHQYNFDVEEERFIIWRGAARWDVQTELPIRTRIRARRRGHVSVLIEKRKAFPPERDSRFRERFAETSRALMNLTIRRSLR; encoded by the coding sequence ATGGTGGATGCCGCCAGCGCCCCGCGCGATTTGCCCAGCGACCTCTCCGAGCGGTTTGAGCTTTGGGCGGCCGGCATCCCCCATGAGCTGAGCTTCTGGACGCATTGGGCCAAGACGCGGGGCGGCGGCTGGCCGGCCGAATTCGCCGAGCGCATGAACCCCGAGACCCCCCTGGTGCCCTGGCTGGCCGATTGGGCGAGCAAGGCCGAACTCACCCATCTGCGTGTGCTGGATGTCGGCGCCGGGCCGGTCACCTCCGTCGGCTATGTGCCGCCCGCCGGCATGACGATGGAACTTGTCGCCACCGATCCGTTGGCCGATGCCTATGCGCGCATCTTCGACGCGCTGGGCCTGGTGCGCCCGGTGCCCACCAGCTTTGCCCCCGCGGAGGAGCTTTCGGCCTTCCTGCCGGCCGAATCCTTCGACATCGTGCATTGCCGCAACGCGCTGGATCACTCCTTCGATCCCATTCGCGGCCTGACGGAAATGCTGCGCGTGGTGAAGCTGGGCGGCCTCGTGATGCTGTATCACAACCCCAATGAGGCGGAGGCCGAGGGCTATACCGGCTTCCACCAGTATAATTTCGATGTGGAGGAGGAGCGCTTCATCATCTGGCGCGGGGCCGCGCGCTGGGATGTGCAGACCGAATTGCCCATCCGCACCCGCATCCGGGCCCGGCGGCGCGGCCATGTCTCGGTGCTGATCGAGAAGCGCAAGGCCTTCCCGCCCGAGCGGGACAGCCGCTTTCGCGAACGCTTCGCGGAAACATCGCGCGCGCTGATGAACCTCACCATCCGCCGCAGCCTGAGATAA